From Glycine max cultivar Williams 82 chromosome 11, Glycine_max_v4.0, whole genome shotgun sequence, the proteins below share one genomic window:
- the LOC100527129 gene encoding MYB-like transcription factor yields the protein MSTTATTTSEVSSNEWKVIHMSEQEEDLIRRMYKLVGDKWNLIAGRIPSRKAEEIERFWIMRHGDAFSVKRHRSKAQDS from the exons ATGTCCACCACCGCAACTACAACCTCtgaag TTAGCAGCAATGAGTGGAAAGTCATACACATGAGCGAGCAAGAGGAGGATCTCATTCGCAGGATGTACAAGCTAGTCGGGGACAA GTGGAATTTGATAGCCGGTCGCATTCCCAGTCGTAAAGCAGAAGAAATAGAGAGATTCTGGATTATGAGACACGGTGATGCTTTCTCTGTTAAAAGACACAGAAGTAAAGCCCAAGACTCATGA
- the LOC100527129 gene encoding MYB-like transcription factor isoform X1 translates to MSTTATTTSEEVSSNEWKVIHMSEQEEDLIRRMYKLVGDKWNLIAGRIPSRKAEEIERFWIMRHGDAFSVKRHRSKAQDS, encoded by the exons ATGTCCACCACCGCAACTACAACCTCtgaag AAGTTAGCAGCAATGAGTGGAAAGTCATACACATGAGCGAGCAAGAGGAGGATCTCATTCGCAGGATGTACAAGCTAGTCGGGGACAA GTGGAATTTGATAGCCGGTCGCATTCCCAGTCGTAAAGCAGAAGAAATAGAGAGATTCTGGATTATGAGACACGGTGATGCTTTCTCTGTTAAAAGACACAGAAGTAAAGCCCAAGACTCATGA